The Porphyromonas sp. oral taxon 275 DNA window GAGGGGCGTGAGAAGCCCTGGGGTACCAACCACGCCGTCATGATGGCTGAGGAGGTCGTCAAGGAGCCCTTCGCGGTGATCAACGCCGATGACTTCTACGGTCGTCATGGCTTCGCTGCGCTGGCGGACAAGCTCCGTAGCCTCTCCGACAGCGAGGGTAAGTACTGCATGGTTGGCTATCGTGTGGGCAATACCCTCAGCGAGAGCGGTACAGTAGCGCGTGGCGTCTGCCAGGTCGACGCCAAGGGCTTCCTGACGGAGGTCGTAGAGCGCACGGCCATCGCTCGCGGGGAGGATGGACGCATCTTCTTCGAGGACGAGCAAGGTCAGAAGCAGTACCTCGAGGAGAACACGCCCGTGTCGATGAACATGTGGGGCTTCACTCCCGACTACTTCCGCCACTCCAATGAGCTCTTCCGCCACTTCCTCCAGGCGCTGGACACGAACCCTAAGTTCGAGTACTTCATCCCGCTGCCCGTCAACCTCCTCGTAGCTCAGGGCAAGATCTCGGTCGAGGTGCTGGATACGCCCGACCAGTGGTTCGGCGTGACCTACGCTGCTGACCGCCCCGAGGTCGTAGCCAAGATCCAGGCACTGGTCGACGCCGGTGAGTACCCCACCAAGCTCTTCTAGGCGCTAGCGTCTCCCTCATGACAGGCGAGCGCAGTCGGTAGCTCCCGCTACTGGCTGCGCTCGTGTCTATAGCTCCTCAGCATGATGATGTCTCGCTTCCGCCAGTCCCAGCACGGCCGAGGCCTTCTCCTCGTCGCTCGCCCACTCCTTGGCCTCCTCTTCGTCTCGGCAGCCCCGCTCCTCAAGGCGCAGAATATCCAGCTGCACTACGACCTCGGCCGCGCCCTCTACCCGACGGTGCAGCGCGAGCGTCCTATGATGACGGCTACCGTCGAGCAGCAGAGCCTCGACCGCTTCGGCGATACCTTCTACTTCGTGGACATGTCCTGGCGTGATCAGGGTGCGGTGAATGCCAACTGGAAGTTCATGCGCAACCTCCGCTTCTGGCGCGCGCCCTTCGCCCTGCACCTCCGCTATGATGGGGGCCTCCGCTTCAGAGACTACGCCCCGAGCACGGAGCGGACCAAGCCCGCCTTCTCCCTCAACGATGCCTTCATGCTCGGCGGGAGCTACACCTACCTCAGTCCTACACGCCGCACGATGCTCCAGCTCATCCCGCTCTACAAGTATATTAAGGGGGCAGAGCAGCCGCACAACTTCGAGCTCTGTGGTGTCTGGCGCTTCGCCTCGGCCTCGGAGCTCTTCACGGCGACGGGCTTCTTCAGCTGGTGGCGTCAGGAGCTGAAGGCACCAGGCTGGGGAAGCACGACCTTCAAGTTCATGTCCCAGCCGCAGCTGTGGTGCAATCTGAACCGTATCAAGGGCGTCGCACCCGACTTCAACCTCAGCGTAGGCACGGAGCTGCGCGTGTCCAAGAACGTCGATGCCCCTCAGTGGATCGTAGCCCCGACGCTTGGGCTCAAGTGGAGCTTCGGCCGCTAGACACACTCCTCACAGTATAAGGGCAGCGCCCCCAGCATCTCGATCGGATGCTGGGGGCGCTGCTGTATGAGGGGCGCTCGCTCTCTGCTCCCTGCTGTGGCACCTCGCTAGAGGTCGAAGGTCGCCGAGAGGTAGAGGCGTCGTGGACGCGTGGGGCCGTAGATGTAGGCCGAGGCGCGGCCAGGTCCCTTGTCGGTATCCTGCTGGTAGGAGTTCAGGAAGTTCTGTATACCAGCGTCCAGCGTGAGCTTGACCAGTGAGGTGAGGTCTAGCGCGTAGCTGATGCGCAGGTCGAGATCAAGGAAGGGCTTGGTCGTGGTGAGCTGTGCGAAGCCTGGGGCCAGGCCGCGGTGCTGCGTGCCTGCTGCGTCGGTGTAGTCGAAGGCTCCACGGCTGTCGGGCTTAGCCGCGCTGGCGATCCCATCGAAGCCCTCGTAGGTCTCGTGGGGTACCTTCATCGAGCCCGTGTAGGTGCCCGAGAGGGTGAAGCTCAGCGGCCGGCTGGGGCGCAGCGTAGCGGCGAAGTAGCCGTACACATTGGGTGTACGCTCGTAGTCGCGCGTGGTGATGGTCGCCTGCGTGGGCGTCTCGTCGCTGGGCTCGAAGAGCGTCTTCTCCGCCCCATAGCGGCTGCGCTGGAGCGTCAGTCCTGCCTGCAGGTCGAGGAGACGGCGGTACGCCAGGCGTCCCTCGAGGTTGATCCCGTAGACCTGGCTGGGGCTGCCCGCGGCGTTGACGATGGTGATGACCTTCTTCCCCGTCTTGGGGTCGAGGACGCCATCCTCGTTGTCGGCGGTGAACTTATTCTTGATGAAGGTGGCGAAGCCCTCTCCCATGAGGTTGAGCTGCCAGCTACCGAAGGCGGTATACCAGTCGGCCGAGGCGCTGAGGCTACGGCTGCGCTCCTCGCGGAGGTCCTTGCCGAGGACGCGCTCCTTGGGCTCACCACCAGCGAGCGTCACGTGCATCTCCTCGTCGAAGAACTGCGGGGCGCGGAAGCCCTCGCTATAGGAGAGGCGTAGGCCGAGGTCCTTGGTGGGTGCGAAGCGTACGTTGGCACGCGGACTGAGGATGAGGAGCGGGTCGATGCTCTTCTTGCCCCCCTGCGTCAGATGCACGTAGTCGAGGCGGCCACCGAGGAGGAAGCTCCAGCGGTCGAGGCTGTACTCGAGCTGGTCATACTGGCTCCAGGTCCAGGTCTTCTGGTCGATACCCTGAGCGCGGTAGCCGCTCTTATCGTTGAGCAGCGAGTAGCTGACCTCAGCCCCAGCCGTGAGTGTCCAGGGGCGGTCGAAGTGGTGGATGTAGGTGCCGCCTGCCTGGAAGTCGAAGCCCTTGGTCTGGCCGTAGGAGGTCAGCGCCTTGAAGGCGGCATCGTAGGCCTCCTGATAGGCCGACTCCTCGGCGCTACCCTGAGCGCCACGAGGCAGCTCGCGTAGAGGCTTGAGCAGCTGTTCGGCATAGTCACCCCCGCCGTAGTAGCTCTTGCGCAGCACCTGCTGGCCCGATCCGTAGAGGCTGAAGCTATCCTTGCCCTCGGCCGTATTCTGGTCGAAGCGCAGGCTAGCGCCGTTAATGAAGTGCTGGAGATACTCGGCGATGCGCGCCTGGAAGGGAGCTTCGTCGAGGCGGTCACCGCCGCGGCGATACTCGTGCATGGAGCGCCATTCGGCCGTGAGCTTGCTGTAGATACCCGTCTTGTAGTAGGCACGCAGACCGAGGGCGCGCTGCTTGAGCTCGGGGATGTCGGTGAACTGATCCCCGTCGACGTCGACGAAGCCACGGCGGGCGTGCTGCCCGAAGACCATGACGGCAGCGCGTCTATCTTCACTGACGAGGCTCGCATTGTAGCTCGTCACAGGCATGGGCGTGGTATAGCGATGGTCCGACTGCTCGTAGCTGGTGATGCTCTGCTTGAGCGTGGCGGTGCTACGCAGAGGCTCGCGGGTGATGACGTTGATGACGCCTCCCACGGCATTCGCCCCGAAGAGCGCCGAGCCTCCTCCACGGATGACCTCCACGCGCTCGATCATCGAGGCGGGGATCTGCTCGAGGCCATAGACGCCTGCTAGGGCGCTGAAGACGGGACGGCTATCGATGAGGATCTGCGAGTAGGCGCCCTCGAGACCGTTGATACGCACTTGGTTGAAGCCGCAGTTCTGGCAGTTGTCCTCGATGCGCAGCCCGGGCTGGAAGCGCAGTCCCTGACTGAGGTTCTCGGAGTTGGTCTTGGTGAAGAGCTCCTGCGAGAGCACGGTCACGAGGCTGGGGGCATTACGCCGCATCGTCTCGTGTCGATTGGCCGAGACGACGACGCCATCGAGGTCTATGCTCTGCGCCTTGAGGTAGAGGTCGAGGTGGCGGCTCTGGCCTGCGGTGACGGAGAGGCGTACCTGCTCGGAGGCGTAGCCGACGAGTCGTGCCTGGAGGGAGTAGGTGCCAGGCTTGAGCTTGGTCAGTGAGAAGGCTCCATTGGCATCGGTCGTAGTGCCGAGCGTAGTACCCGTGATGAATACCTGGACGAAGGGAAGGGCCTCGTGTGTCGAAGCGTCTACGACGGTGCCCACGATACTTCCTGTCGTCGCTGTCTGCTGCGCGCTGCCGCTCCAGCTGACTCCGAGGAGGAGTAGGGCGGCCAGCAGCACCTGCTGCATCAGCTTGTTCATTGCGTTTCGCTTGGTTTTATGCCCCTATGCTCCTAGGGCATGGGGGCGGTTAGTAATAATGAAGGAATGATGCTCCCGATGGGCGCTGAGCGAGGGCACACCAGCGGGGGACCGCGGCGTAGCTTGGGCTGTCAGGGCTAGGCACTCGTGGATGGGATGGGGGAGTAGTTAGCTCGGCCAGGGGCAAGCGGTAGCTTCGGTCAGTGCAAAGGTAGGCCAAAGCCTATAGCCGCGCTCTATCTGGCGATAAAATACCTATTCTTGGGGATGGCCCTCGGCTGGGGGAGAGGGAGGCTCGGATTAGGCTTTGAGACTAAGTCTATTAAGGAGCGAAGCCCACTCAGGTTGCTGCTGCAGGCCTGAGTGGGCTTTGTCGTGCGTACCCCCGAGCAGAATCGAACTGCTATCTAAAATTTAGGAAATTCTTGTTCTATCCGTTGAACTACGAGGGCCCGGTGCTCGCCTTGGACGGAGGACTCCTTTGTGGGAGGCTTGCTGACGAGTTAGCGCAAAGATAATGAAATTTAGCTAGAGCCCTCGTGGACAGCTCGCGTAGCGGCTTCGTTGGGCGAAGCGTGCGGCGACTAGCCCGCTTGTGATGCCAGATGTCTAGGCTAAGGCGGGGATGGTGGATTGGCTTGTCTTGGGAGTGGCTAAGCCGCCCTCGAGACGACTTAGCCTAAGGCCTAGAGCGCTTCGGCAAGAGGGGGACAGAAAAGGCTAAGCGGAGGGCGAGCGAGAGGACAGCCTAAACGAAGCGGCGCGAGGGATATCAGTCAGGGGGGTGACTGGTATCCCTCGCGCGGCTCATGGACGTCCCTCAGTTCACTGACTGATATCCCTCGGGAGCCCTCTGCCCTAGGGGTTAGAGCTGGATGACGTAGCTGAGGCGTGCGCCGAAGCGCAGCTCGGAGGACTGGGGATAGGGCGAGGTGCGTGCACTCGACCATATATTGCCGAGCCCGTAGACGAGGCGTCCCTCCAGCTCGATGCGGTGACGGCCGCCGAGCTGCAGGCTAAGGCCTGGGCCACCGCCCAGCCCCCAGAAGAAGCGGTTGGCGACGGGCAGCGCATGGCGCACCTTATCCTGATCACTCATCGCATCCTCTCCCGAGCTCGTGGAGGCCTCGGAGAGGATGTAGCCGACGAAGGGACCCGCGTTGAGGTAGAACTTAGCGCTCCCTTGCCCCAGATAGAGGTGCGTCAGCAGCGGCACCTCGAGCGCGTTCAGCGTACGGCTGTAGCTGGTCGTAGCGGCATCGTACTTCTCCCGCCAGCCGCCTTGGACATAGTTGGCCTCGAGCTGCAGGGAGGCACCACGCTCTACATTGTAGCGGAGCAGGACACCGCCCATCAGTCCTGAGTGCAGCCGCTGGCTGACGCTGGGGACGAAGTTGATGCGGCTCATCAGCATCCCACCATGGACACCGACGGCGAGTGACTGGTGAAAGGGGGGCTTGGCCTCCTGGGTGCTGGCCGTCGTAGCGGCGAGCCCTAGGACGAGGAGGCTGTAGCATAGGGTACGTATCATCTCTGGGCGGAGCTAGATAGCATCACGCTGGATGGTGCCCGAGGACTTGTAGGTGACCAGGTAACAGCGGGTGTTGGTATAGACGCTGCGGCGTACGCCATCCTGCTCGTCGGTGAAGGTCACCTTGGGGTAGATATCCAGTTGCAGCCCGTCCGAGGGTAGGGAGTTGAGGTGCTTGACGAAGCCTTGCCCGTAGAGTGAGTAGGCGCGGATGAAGTAGCGGGCTAGGTCGTAGCCAAGGACGCTGTACTTGGGGTAGGTGTTGTCGATCTTGTGGCTGAACCAGTGATTGTACTGCGTGAGGAAGTCGCGCGACTCGCTGGTCGTCGGGTCGAAGAAGAAGCTCGAGTAGATCGTCGCATTGTAGCGGCTAAGGCTACGCTGGAAGCCGCCCCCGAAGGACTGCCACTGTGGGTAGCCGAAGAGGGTAAGGTTCGCCGAGCTCTGGCGCTCAAGGTAGCTGATGGTAGCCTGCGCGAGGTTGCGATCCGCTGAGACGGGTACGAGGACGGCCGTCGTGCCTAGGGTCGGGCTCTGCCCGCCGAGCTCGATGGAGCGGTGGGGGAGGCCAGCGCTGCGTAGGGCCTTGCGCAGCTCCTGGGCGAAGAGGTCCTCG harbors:
- a CDS encoding DUF5020 family protein, yielding MMMSRFRQSQHGRGLLLVARPLLGLLFVSAAPLLKAQNIQLHYDLGRALYPTVQRERPMMTATVEQQSLDRFGDTFYFVDMSWRDQGAVNANWKFMRNLRFWRAPFALHLRYDGGLRFRDYAPSTERTKPAFSLNDAFMLGGSYTYLSPTRRTMLQLIPLYKYIKGAEQPHNFELCGVWRFASASELFTATGFFSWWRQELKAPGWGSTTFKFMSQPQLWCNLNRIKGVAPDFNLSVGTELRVSKNVDAPQWIVAPTLGLKWSFGR
- a CDS encoding TonB-dependent receptor yields the protein MNKLMQQVLLAALLLLGVSWSGSAQQTATTGSIVGTVVDASTHEALPFVQVFITGTTLGTTTDANGAFSLTKLKPGTYSLQARLVGYASEQVRLSVTAGQSRHLDLYLKAQSIDLDGVVVSANRHETMRRNAPSLVTVLSQELFTKTNSENLSQGLRFQPGLRIEDNCQNCGFNQVRINGLEGAYSQILIDSRPVFSALAGVYGLEQIPASMIERVEVIRGGGSALFGANAVGGVINVITREPLRSTATLKQSITSYEQSDHRYTTPMPVTSYNASLVSEDRRAAVMVFGQHARRGFVDVDGDQFTDIPELKQRALGLRAYYKTGIYSKLTAEWRSMHEYRRGGDRLDEAPFQARIAEYLQHFINGASLRFDQNTAEGKDSFSLYGSGQQVLRKSYYGGGDYAEQLLKPLRELPRGAQGSAEESAYQEAYDAAFKALTSYGQTKGFDFQAGGTYIHHFDRPWTLTAGAEVSYSLLNDKSGYRAQGIDQKTWTWSQYDQLEYSLDRWSFLLGGRLDYVHLTQGGKKSIDPLLILSPRANVRFAPTKDLGLRLSYSEGFRAPQFFDEEMHVTLAGGEPKERVLGKDLREERSRSLSASADWYTAFGSWQLNLMGEGFATFIKNKFTADNEDGVLDPKTGKKVITIVNAAGSPSQVYGINLEGRLAYRRLLDLQAGLTLQRSRYGAEKTLFEPSDETPTQATITTRDYERTPNVYGYFAATLRPSRPLSFTLSGTYTGSMKVPHETYEGFDGIASAAKPDSRGAFDYTDAAGTQHRGLAPGFAQLTTTKPFLDLDLRISYALDLTSLVKLTLDAGIQNFLNSYQQDTDKGPGRASAYIYGPTRPRRLYLSATFDL
- a CDS encoding sugar phosphate nucleotidyltransferase, with product MKQPTLVVLAAGMGSRYGGLKQLDGLGPSGETIMDYSIYDAIRAGFGKVVFVIRHLFEEEFRTKIVSKYEHKIPVEIVFQDLDKLPEGFTVPEGREKPWGTNHAVMMAEEVVKEPFAVINADDFYGRHGFAALADKLRSLSDSEGKYCMVGYRVGNTLSESGTVARGVCQVDAKGFLTEVVERTAIARGEDGRIFFEDEQGQKQYLEENTPVSMNMWGFTPDYFRHSNELFRHFLQALDTNPKFEYFIPLPVNLLVAQGKISVEVLDTPDQWFGVTYAADRPEVVAKIQALVDAGEYPTKLF
- a CDS encoding porin family protein, translating into MIRTLCYSLLVLGLAATTASTQEAKPPFHQSLAVGVHGGMLMSRINFVPSVSQRLHSGLMGGVLLRYNVERGASLQLEANYVQGGWREKYDAATTSYSRTLNALEVPLLTHLYLGQGSAKFYLNAGPFVGYILSEASTSSGEDAMSDQDKVRHALPVANRFFWGLGGGPGLSLQLGGRHRIELEGRLVYGLGNIWSSARTSPYPQSSELRFGARLSYVIQL